One genomic window of Peromyscus maniculatus bairdii isolate BWxNUB_F1_BW_parent chromosome 2, HU_Pman_BW_mat_3.1, whole genome shotgun sequence includes the following:
- the Rps6 gene encoding small ribosomal subunit protein eS6: protein MKLNISFPATGCQKLIEVDDERKLRTFYEKRMATEVAADALGEEWKGYVVRISGGNDKQGFPMKQGVLTHGRVRLLLSKGHSCYRPRRTGERKRKSVRGCIVDANLSVLNLVIVKKGEKDIPGLTDTTVPRRLGPKRASRIRKLFNLSKEDDVRQYVVRKPLNKEGKKPRTKAPKIQRLVTPRVLQHKRRRIALKKQRTKKNKEEAAEYAKLLAKRMKEAKEKRQEQIAKRRRLSSLRASTSKSESSQK, encoded by the exons CTGAACATCTCCTTCCCTGCCACCGGCTGTCAGAAACTCATCGAAGTGGACGATGAGCGCAAGCTGCGTACGTTCTACGAGAAGCGCATGGCCACGGAAGTGGCTGCCGATGCGCTGGGTGAGGAGTGGAAG GGCTACGTGGTCCGAATCAGTGGCGGGAATGACAAACAAGGTTTTCCCATGAAGCAAGGCGTGTTGACCCACGGCAGAGTGCGCCTGCTGTTGAGTAAGGGGCATTCTTGTTATAGACCAAGGAGAACTGGAGAGAGGAAGCGCAAATCTGTTCGAGGATGCATCGTGGATGCCAATCTCAGTGTTCTCAACTTGGTTATTGTAAAAAAAG GAGAGAAGGATATTCCTGGACTGACAGACACTACTGTGCCTCGTCGGTTGGGACCTAAAAGAGCTAGCAGAATCCGAAAGCTTTTTAATCTCTCTAAAGAAGATGATGTCCGCCAATATGTGGTCAGAAAGCCGTTGAACAAAGAAG GtaagaagcccaggaccaaagcACCCAAGATTCAGCGTCTTGTTACTCCACGTGTCCTGCAACACAAACGCCGTCGTATTGCTCTAAAGAAACAACGaaccaagaaaaacaaggaggaggctgcagaatatgctaaacttttggccaagagaatgaaggaagccaaagaaaagcgCCAGGAACAGATCGCCAAGAGACGTAGGCTGTCCTCTCTAAGAGCTTCTACTTCTAAGTCTGAGTCCagtcaaaaataa